Genomic DNA from Priestia filamentosa:
TTTAATTGGAGGAATCATCGCGTTTGGAATTATAGTAGGTTGCTTACTTAGAGGACTATATTTATTGGAAGATATAAGAGGAAGAATGTCAAAAACATCTCCAAAACTAAACAAGGTGGAAACGGCTTATAACAATTATCTAAAAGAAAAAAATAAGATTTAATTTTTATCTTTTTTCTTTACTTAATATATAACATGTTAGAGGACATAAAAAAGCGCAAACCCGTTCAGCAACAACGAGTTTGTGCTTTTGCTTTTCGTTTATATATACCTTTATGAACTGTTTTAACTTATCCATATTTTCTTTCTCCATACTTCTTTAAAGAAAGTTGTAAGGGAACGAAGGTACAAACATAGAATTAAGGTAATTATTTAATGAGTTATAGTAAATTTTTAATCAGCCACGGTTTTATCACTTCTAGAACCGTTATCGGTTGCATTGCTTTGGTGTGATTCATATTTTTTCCTTCTAAAATTTCTATATCCCACCCCATATGTTTTAACTCTTGCTTATTCTTTTGTAATATACCAACGATATCGACAGTTACATTTCCAAAGTTTTTGCCGTAGACAATCGTATCTTTTTCGCCAGCAAATATCAGTTTTGGAATAGCTAATTTATGTTGAATTTCTCGATCGTCAAATTCCTTTAAATTCTTATACAACGTAACAAACTGTTTGGTTTGATTCGTATCCAACTTCACCTTTATGTTATCCCAATCAACTTTTTCTTGACTTTTACTCTCATCTTGCTCATTAAAGACAGAAGAATTCTGATTATTCTTAGATTGTTCATATGTCTTATTAGTTACAATCAACATTTCTTTGTATGGTCCATCTATTGGAGGAAACCCACCCATTATTAAACTTTCTAATCTATCTGTTTGAATACCTAATTGTAAACCAACTAAAGCTAACCAAGAGTAACCATAATAGCTAAACTTTTTAACATCCATCTTATCAGCAATTACTAATAAATCTTTTACTATATTTTCAGCTGTTAGATGCTCTGAATTAGGGTGTTTTAATCGGTGTCCCTCATAATCAAAATATAAAACCTGAAACTTGTCTTGTAATCCCTCGATAAAGTGTTTTCCTAATTCAGGATCTACACCCCATAACTTTAAGCTTTCAGCCTCCTTGCCATAAACAGATTCTTTAGCTACTGGTAACATGATTGTTTTAAATTTCGGGTTACCGACTAACCCGACTTTTAATTCTGATTCATCCATAAGTTTTATGAACTTCTCCATTTCCATCACTCCCAAATCGTTTATATTACTATCATATAACATTCATGCAATCTTTCGGCTTTGGCTCTTTTTTTCCTGATATGTTAAGAATTTATTTAAAATATGTTATTGTAGCACTTGAAGGTTTTACTTTAAATAAGGAGTTAAAAATGGAAACCTATACACCTAAACAAATGGCAGATGCTTTAAATGTTAGTACAACAACTTTGAGAAGATATGAGGAACAAAATCTCATTCCTGCTGTACCTAGGACGGAAAGTAATCATCGTTTCTATACATCTATACACTTTCAAGCCTTTATCACCATTAGGACGTTATTAAAAGGATATGAAATACCCACTGTCTATGAGATTATGAGGATGATTAAAAATGCGAGCTTTGAAAAAGCTCTTTGGCTAGTAAATCAGCAACAATTTCATATA
This window encodes:
- a CDS encoding alpha/beta fold hydrolase codes for the protein MEKFIKLMDESELKVGLVGNPKFKTIMLPVAKESVYGKEAESLKLWGVDPELGKHFIEGLQDKFQVLYFDYEGHRLKHPNSEHLTAENIVKDLLVIADKMDVKKFSYYGYSWLALVGLQLGIQTDRLESLIMGGFPPIDGPYKEMLIVTNKTYEQSKNNQNSSVFNEQDESKSQEKVDWDNIKVKLDTNQTKQFVTLYKNLKEFDDREIQHKLAIPKLIFAGEKDTIVYGKNFGNVTVDIVGILQKNKQELKHMGWDIEILEGKNMNHTKAMQPITVLEVIKPWLIKNLL